A genomic segment from Chanos chanos chromosome 2, fChaCha1.1, whole genome shotgun sequence encodes:
- the LOC115805648 gene encoding lysosomal acid phosphatase-like has product MLSLLMYLVLCAVSDTAFGERELKLVTVLYRHGDRSALRAYPKDPYKETAWPQGFGQLSLEGMRQHFELGKMLRKRYRGYLSETYNHNEIFVRSSDRDRTLMSAQVNLAGLYPPDQSHAFDPTIKWQPIPVHTVPSKNEMLLVFPLHDCPRYTALMNETMDTDIYHNMTETYKTFLEMVANETGLGNVTVRTVWKVQDTLFCELKHNMTLPKWVTSEVMEKLGILSDFSLRILFGVYKREQKCRLQGGLLLDQILKNMSAVAKLDSKEQLRMIVYSAHDTTVAALQEALNVFNGLQPPYASCHIFELFKEENGSFSVAMFYRNDSRKDPYQLTLPGCDLYCPLQDFITLTKSVIPVDWEKECQLDINVKEKDVIIGLAVWSSFLLLVVVFLSMLLCRQRDPANCCSRNMN; this is encoded by the exons ATGCTGTCCTTATTGATGTACTTGGTTTTATGCGCTGTTTCAGACACAGCATTTGGAGAACGAGAACTTAAATTGGTCACTGTG CTTTATCGTCACGGCGACCGGTCTGCACTCAGGGCATACCCTAAAGATCCCTATAAGGAGACTGCTTGGCCCCAGGGCTTTGGACAGCTCTCTCTG gAGGGGATGAGGCAGCACTTTGAGTTGGGAAAGATGTTGCGGAAACGTTACAGAGGATATCTCAGTGAAACCTACAACCACAATGAG ATTTTTGTGCGAAGCTCAGATCGGGACCGTACCTTGATGAGTGCTCAAGTGAACCTGGCCGGCCTTTATCCTCCTGACCAATCACATGCCTTCGACCCGACTATAAAGTGGCAACCAATCCCTGTCCACACTGTCCCCAGCAAAAATGAGATG CTGTTGGTATTCCCTCTGCATGACTGCCCCCGTTACACAGCTCTTATGAATGAGACCATGGACACAGACATATACCACAACATGACAGAGACATATAAA ACGTTTCTGGAGATGGTGGCGAATGAGACAGGTCTGGGGAATGTCACTGTTAGAACAGTGTGGAAAGTCCAGGACACTCTCTTCTGTGAG TTGAAGCACAATATGACCCTGCCTAAGTGGGTGACCTCTGAGGTGATGGAGAAACTGGGGATACTGAGTGACTTTTCCCTTCGAATTCTGTTTGGAGTTTACAAGAGGGAACAGAAGTGTCGGCTGCAGGGAG gtctccTGCTGGAtcagattttgaaaaacatgTCAGCAGTTGCTAAGCTGGATTCTAAAGAGCAGCTGAGGATGATTGTGTATTCCGCG CATGACACTACCGTAGCTGCCCTGCAGGAGGCGCTCAATGTCTTTAACGGATTACAGCCCCCGTACGCATCCTGCCATATATTTGAGCTTTTCAAGGAGGAGAATGG GTCCTTCTCAGTGGCCATGTTCTACCGCAACGATAGCAGGAAAGACCCCTACCAGCTAACCCTTCCTGGCTGTGATCTCTACTGCCCCCTGCAGGATTTTATCACACTCACCAAGTCAGTCATTCCAGTGGACTGGGAGAAAGAATGCCAGCTGGACATCAATGTAAAGGAAAAAG ATGTGATTATTGGTCTGGCTGTATGGAGCTCATTCCTCTTACTCGtcgttgtttttctctccatgtTGCTATGCCGACAGCGAGACCCTGCCAACTGCTGTAGTCGTAACATGAACTAG